The Glycine soja cultivar W05 chromosome 15, ASM419377v2, whole genome shotgun sequence region cttattcataattttatccGTAATACACAAACGCAACCTGCTCATTATCAAGCATCCAAGATCTAGTTAGTAAAAGATGTAACCAATTTGAGCGATTATACATTATTACCGCATACATTTGGATAGTTACAAActtaaaaagaagagagaatctaAATAAAATGGACAGTGAAATTAAACCAATTTCCAAGTTCCATTTTACTTTATGGTGGGGATTTGTGCCTGCAAATAACTCTACACCTCAAGATCCTATCCTGAACATAGAACCCTGGCACCACCATGATCTTGACTCGGCTTGGACCTTGTGACCTGTGTCTATCAGTAACCAAATCTTCCATGTAGTGAGGATCAAAGTTTCTATTCTCTTCCACTCTTAAAATTCCCAATGGAGGGTTGAAAGAAAAGGCCAGCAAATGAAGCAACCATATGCACTTTGCTGCCACAAAGAAAGCCTGAAGGAGTTGCTCAGGCCAAGGCCTAGTCCAATTCAGTGTAGTGATGATGCAACTCATTTTCTGGTCGCAGAACTTGCTAAACTCTTCACTGTAATACTTAGTACCCTTTCTGAGAACCTCGTTCCAGCTCAAATTCCTAAGTGCAACAAACGATGAGAATTGCGCTTGGCGATCCTGCCGAGGGTCCAAGAATTTTGTGCAGCCATTCTTTTGGAACACACTATTCTCAAAGTCTTGGTAGAAGGACTGGTTTATGAAGGCTTCAAAATGGTATAGAACAGCCTTTGAGTATTTGGAATTCAAGGAGAGCCTATATGGTTGGAGGAGCAAGTTCAAGTTGTCCATCAAAGGATGATCAGTTTCCTCTATCTGGCATATAAGGGTCTTGCAGAATTGCTTCACTGATAACCTTGATTCTGACACTATCTGCAAGAAGCCCTCTACCATAACATCCTCACTCACAGGCATCAAATTTTCCCCATTCCCATCAAAGGGTGTTCCTCTCTGGGGAGGGTTATTGAGCTTTTCTGAAAATGTGGTTTCTTTGGTGAGCATTGCTTGCCTCAAAGCTTTCTTCAACTCTTCACAGTAACTCTCCAAGTACTCCAACTTTTGTTTCAGTTCTCCAAGTGAAGATCTCATCTCAGAAACTTCCATCAAGGCAGTATCTCTACTCTCATTTGCCTCCATCAGTTCCCTCTTCAGTGCCTCAACTGACACTATCCCCATGTCCTTGAGAACCTGGGAGACTTCCTCAGATTCTGTTCTGCTTGGGGAACTCACATTCTTATGCTTCTTCTTGAACCTAGGGAACAGCCATGAAATCACCCCTTTACTTTTTGGTTGGGTTTGAAAAGAGACATGAGAGTCTGTGAGGGGGACAACAATGTTGGAGCTCTTGTTGTTCCTAGTGCTCTCATATTCACTAGTTATGACAGCAGGGTTGCATCTATTGCAGGAAGATAAGGGCTTCAAATCCCCCAGACTGTTTCTCCTCCTGGATTTGAAGTAGTCATTCGCCACTGCCGCCGGCGATGTTTGGAGAAAAGTAATGTGATTTGCACAAGAACCAGTCACAGATTTGCTATCATCAGCAGGACACATGTGAGTGTCAAGGTTGCCAAATCCAAAAGGTAGTTCCTTTCTTGAATTTAATTTCTCCTTGTAATCTGAGGGGGCCATGCTGTTCCTTCCTTCTACCCCATTCTCATCCCAGCTTTCTGATATTGTTCTGCTCCTTGTTGGGTTCTGGTGTGCCTCATCTTCATAACTCTGCCAAATGATTCTCTCATTTAGAGACTAATTGTTCAAACATAAAAAGCACACATGATCTATGCCtctaaaacgaaaaaaaaaaaaaaaaaaccaagataaaagcAAAAGCCCTAAAAAGTTAAGTACTTgagttacaattttttaaagttcCATGATAAGCAAAAGTCCTAAGGAAAAAAGTCAAACTCAATTCATGCTTTATGTTTCATTTCAATACTTCATGCACGGTCAGGAAAGttgaatgacaaaaaaaaaaagtaaaattacatATTCTTACTGGTGTGAAAACAGGGTAGTCTTGGGCAGAGAAGTGAGAAGCCGGGGAAGGTGACGGAAATC contains the following coding sequences:
- the LOC114388682 gene encoding IRK-interacting protein-like isoform X1: MAATATAKTNNDNNPEITREEIQTAIAKAVELRALHTALTQGSSPGTNNARFPSPSPASHFSAQDYPVFTPSYEDEAHQNPTRSRTISESWDENGVEGRNSMAPSDYKEKLNSRKELPFGFGNLDTHMCPADDSKSVTGSCANHITFLQTSPAAVANDYFKSRRRNSLGDLKPLSSCNRCNPAVITSEYESTRNNKSSNIVVPLTDSHVSFQTQPKSKGVISWLFPRFKKKHKNVSSPSRTESEEVSQVLKDMGIVSVEALKRELMEANESRDTALMEVSEMRSSLGELKQKLEYLESYCEELKKALRQAMLTKETTFSEKLNNPPQRGTPFDGNGENLMPVSEDVMVEGFLQIVSESRLSVKQFCKTLICQIEETDHPLMDNLNLLLQPYRLSLNSKYSKAVLYHFEAFINQSFYQDFENSVFQKNGCTKFLDPRQDRQAQFSSFVALRNLSWNEVLRKGTKYYSEEFSKFCDQKMSCIITTLNWTRPWPEQLLQAFFVAAKCIWLLHLLAFSFNPPLGILRVEENRNFDPHYMEDLVTDRHRSQGPSRVKIMVVPGFYVQDRILRCRVICRHKSPP
- the LOC114388682 gene encoding IRK-interacting protein-like isoform X2, which codes for MAPSDYKEKLNSRKELPFGFGNLDTHMCPADDSKSVTGSCANHITFLQTSPAAVANDYFKSRRRNSLGDLKPLSSCNRCNPAVITSEYESTRNNKSSNIVVPLTDSHVSFQTQPKSKGVISWLFPRFKKKHKNVSSPSRTESEEVSQVLKDMGIVSVEALKRELMEANESRDTALMEVSEMRSSLGELKQKLEYLESYCEELKKALRQAMLTKETTFSEKLNNPPQRGTPFDGNGENLMPVSEDVMVEGFLQIVSESRLSVKQFCKTLICQIEETDHPLMDNLNLLLQPYRLSLNSKYSKAVLYHFEAFINQSFYQDFENSVFQKNGCTKFLDPRQDRQAQFSSFVALRNLSWNEVLRKGTKYYSEEFSKFCDQKMSCIITTLNWTRPWPEQLLQAFFVAAKCIWLLHLLAFSFNPPLGILRVEENRNFDPHYMEDLVTDRHRSQGPSRVKIMVVPGFYVQDRILRCRVICRHKSPP